A genomic segment from Blastococcus sp. PRF04-17 encodes:
- the ilvC gene encoding ketol-acid reductoisomerase, producing MRRTHRRSTRSMAAEIFYDDDADLSIIQGRTVAVLGYGSQGHAHALSLRDSGVDVRVGLPEGSKSRPKAEAEGLRVVTPAEAAAEADLIMILAPDHVQRTLYAESVEPNLQDGDALFFGHGFNIRFGYIKPPAGVDVAMVAPKGPGHLVRREFENGKGVPCLVAVEQDASGSALQLALSYAKAIGGTRAGVIRTTFAEETETDLFGEQAVLCGGASALITAGFETLTEAGYQPEVAYFECLHELKLIVDLMYEGGIAKQRWSVSDTAEYGDYTSGPKIIDARVKQSMGEVLAAIKDGSWAAAFIADQDAGAPDFKRRRAEAEAHPIEETGRKLRGLMSWVSASDDYTGTAARS from the coding sequence CTGAGAAGAACCCACCGAAGGAGTACCCGAAGCATGGCCGCCGAGATCTTCTACGACGACGACGCCGACCTCTCGATCATCCAGGGGCGCACCGTCGCCGTCCTGGGCTACGGCAGCCAGGGGCACGCGCACGCCCTCTCGCTGCGCGACTCGGGGGTCGACGTCCGCGTCGGCCTCCCGGAGGGCTCGAAGAGCCGGCCCAAGGCCGAGGCCGAGGGCCTGCGCGTCGTGACCCCGGCCGAGGCGGCGGCCGAGGCCGACCTGATCATGATCCTCGCTCCCGACCACGTGCAGCGGACGCTGTACGCGGAATCGGTCGAGCCGAACCTCCAGGACGGCGACGCGCTCTTCTTCGGCCACGGCTTCAACATCCGGTTCGGCTACATCAAGCCCCCGGCGGGCGTCGACGTCGCCATGGTCGCGCCCAAGGGCCCCGGCCACCTCGTCCGCCGCGAGTTCGAGAACGGCAAGGGCGTGCCGTGCCTCGTGGCCGTCGAGCAGGACGCCAGCGGCTCGGCCCTGCAGCTCGCGCTGTCCTACGCGAAGGCGATCGGCGGCACCCGCGCCGGCGTCATCCGGACGACCTTCGCCGAGGAGACCGAGACCGACCTGTTCGGCGAGCAGGCCGTGCTCTGCGGTGGCGCCAGCGCGCTGATCACCGCCGGGTTCGAGACCCTGACCGAGGCCGGCTACCAGCCCGAGGTCGCCTACTTCGAGTGCCTGCACGAGCTCAAGCTGATCGTCGACCTCATGTACGAGGGCGGCATCGCCAAGCAGCGCTGGTCGGTCTCGGACACCGCCGAGTACGGCGACTACACGTCCGGTCCGAAGATCATCGACGCGCGCGTGAAGCAGTCGATGGGCGAGGTGCTCGCGGCGATCAAGGACGGTTCCTGGGCCGCGGCGTTCATCGCCGACCAGGACGCCGGGGCGCCGGACTTCAAGCGCCGTCGCGCCGAGGCCGAGGCGCACCCGATCGAGGAGACCGGGCGCAAGCTGCGCGGGCTGATGAGCTGGGTGTCGGCGTCCGACGACTACACCGGGACCGCCGCCCGGAGCTGA
- a CDS encoding 3-isopropylmalate dehydrogenase — protein sequence MRLAVIPGDGIGPEVVAEALKVLREVAPDVESTEYDLGAARWQRTGELLPDTVLDELRGHDAILLGAVGDPGVPPGILERGLLLRLRFELDHHVNLRPARLFDGVASPLADPGTVDMLCVREGTEGPYVGNGGVLRKDTPQEVATEVSLNTAFGVERVVRYAFERAVARPRKHLTLIHKTNVLTHAGGLWSRTVEEVGAEFPEVTVAYQHVDAASMFFITDPGRYDVIVTDNLFGDIVTDIAAAVTGGIGLAASGNLDVSGTNPSMFEPVHGSAPDIAGQGIADPTAAVLSVGLLLDHLGRSDQAKKVNAAVSFDLSTRAPQGPVKTSDVGDRLAALASG from the coding sequence ATGCGCCTGGCAGTGATCCCTGGAGACGGCATCGGCCCCGAGGTCGTCGCGGAGGCCCTGAAGGTCCTCCGCGAGGTGGCTCCCGACGTCGAGAGCACCGAGTACGACCTGGGCGCCGCCCGCTGGCAGCGCACCGGCGAGCTGCTGCCCGACACGGTGCTCGACGAGCTCCGCGGGCACGACGCGATCCTCCTCGGCGCCGTCGGCGACCCCGGGGTGCCGCCGGGCATCCTCGAGCGCGGGCTGCTGCTGCGGCTGCGGTTCGAGCTCGACCACCACGTCAACCTGCGTCCGGCGCGGCTGTTCGACGGCGTCGCCAGCCCGCTGGCCGATCCCGGCACCGTCGACATGCTCTGCGTCCGCGAGGGCACCGAGGGGCCCTACGTCGGCAACGGCGGGGTGCTGCGCAAGGACACCCCGCAGGAGGTCGCGACCGAGGTCTCGCTGAACACCGCCTTCGGCGTGGAACGGGTCGTCCGGTACGCCTTCGAGCGGGCCGTCGCGCGGCCCCGCAAGCACCTCACGCTCATCCACAAGACCAACGTGCTCACCCATGCCGGCGGGCTGTGGTCGCGCACGGTCGAGGAGGTCGGGGCGGAGTTCCCCGAGGTCACCGTCGCCTACCAGCACGTCGACGCCGCCTCGATGTTCTTCATCACCGACCCGGGCCGGTACGACGTCATCGTCACCGACAACCTGTTCGGCGACATCGTCACCGACATCGCCGCCGCGGTGACCGGCGGGATCGGCCTGGCGGCCAGCGGCAACCTGGACGTGTCGGGAACCAACCCGAGCATGTTCGAGCCGGTGCACGGGTCGGCGCCCGACATCGCCGGTCAGGGGATCGCCGACCCGACGGCCGCCGTCCTCTCCGTCGGCCTGCTGCTCGACCACCTGGGTCGCAGCGACCAGGCGAAGAAGGTGAACGCCGCGGTATCGTTCGACCTGTCCACCCGTGCTCCGCAGGGGCCGGTCAAGACCTCGGACGTCGGCGACCGGCTCGCCGCTCTCGCCTCCGGCTGA
- the gltX gene encoding glutamate--tRNA ligase has product MTVKTRFCPSPTGLVHVGVMRAALFNWAHARHTGGAFLLRIEDTDAARDSEESYRHLLDCLRWLGLDWDEGPEVGGPNGPYRQSERHDVYREVAAKLLAAGHAYESFSTNEEVDARRLAAGQDPKLGYDNHDRHLTEAQKAAFRAEGRQPVLRLRMPDEDLVWTDLVRGEVRFASGSVPDFVLVRGNGVPLYPFVNPVDDALMGVTDVLRGEDLLPSTPRQLALYAALTDIGVAAGTPRFGHLPLVNGEGNKKLSKRDPQSNFDVYRERGFLPEGLVNYLALLGWSIAEDRDVFSVQEMVEAFDVTRVSANPARFDLKKAEAINAAHLRALPVDDFVARVVPFLAGAGLVSDPPTPEQDRVLRAIAPLAQERMIVLSDAVTLLGFLFVDDVAIDPAAADKQLAGADAAEVLTAATAALEDLDDWSTASIEEALRTALVEGLGRKPRQAFGPVRVAVSGRTVSPPLYESIELLGREQTLARLDAARAVAGQPAAG; this is encoded by the coding sequence ATGACCGTCAAGACCCGCTTCTGCCCCTCGCCGACGGGGCTGGTGCACGTCGGCGTCATGCGCGCCGCGCTGTTCAACTGGGCCCACGCGCGGCACACCGGCGGCGCGTTCCTCCTCCGGATCGAGGACACCGACGCCGCGCGGGACTCGGAGGAGTCCTACCGGCACCTGCTGGACTGCCTGCGCTGGCTCGGCCTCGACTGGGACGAGGGCCCGGAGGTGGGCGGGCCGAACGGCCCGTACCGGCAGTCGGAGCGGCACGACGTCTACCGCGAGGTCGCCGCGAAGCTGCTCGCCGCCGGCCACGCCTACGAGTCGTTCTCGACCAACGAGGAGGTCGACGCCCGCCGTCTCGCGGCCGGCCAGGACCCGAAGCTCGGCTACGACAACCACGACCGCCACCTGACCGAGGCGCAGAAGGCGGCGTTCCGCGCCGAGGGACGCCAGCCGGTGCTGCGGCTGCGCATGCCGGACGAGGACCTGGTCTGGACCGACCTCGTGCGCGGCGAGGTGCGCTTCGCCTCCGGCTCGGTGCCGGACTTCGTGCTGGTGCGGGGCAACGGAGTGCCGCTGTACCCGTTCGTGAACCCGGTGGACGACGCCCTGATGGGGGTCACCGACGTGCTGCGCGGCGAGGACCTGCTGCCTTCGACGCCGCGCCAACTCGCGCTGTACGCGGCGCTCACCGACATCGGCGTCGCCGCCGGCACGCCGCGGTTCGGCCACCTGCCGCTGGTCAACGGCGAGGGCAACAAGAAGCTGTCCAAGCGCGATCCGCAGTCGAACTTCGACGTCTACCGCGAGCGCGGTTTCCTCCCCGAGGGCCTGGTCAACTACCTGGCGCTGCTCGGCTGGTCGATCGCCGAGGACCGGGACGTCTTCTCCGTGCAGGAGATGGTCGAGGCCTTCGACGTGACGCGCGTCAGCGCGAACCCCGCCCGCTTCGACCTGAAGAAGGCCGAGGCGATCAACGCCGCGCACCTGCGGGCGCTGCCGGTCGACGACTTCGTCGCCCGCGTGGTGCCCTTCCTGGCGGGCGCGGGGCTGGTCAGCGACCCGCCGACCCCCGAGCAGGACCGGGTGCTCCGTGCGATCGCGCCGCTGGCCCAGGAGCGCATGATCGTCCTCTCCGACGCCGTCACCCTGCTCGGGTTCCTCTTCGTGGACGACGTCGCGATCGACCCCGCGGCCGCGGACAAGCAGCTCGCCGGCGCCGATGCCGCCGAGGTGCTCACGGCGGCGACGGCCGCGCTCGAGGACCTGGACGACTGGTCGACGGCGTCGATCGAGGAGGCGCTGAGGACCGCGCTGGTCGAGGGCCTGGGCCGCAAGCCGCGGCAGGCCTTCGGTCCGGTGCGGGTCGCGGTCAGCGGCCGGACGGTGTCGCCCCCGCTGTACGAGTCGATCGAGCTGCTCGGCCGAGAGCAGACCTTGGCGCGCCTCGACGCCGCGCGCGCGGTGGCCGGGCAGCCGGCGGCCGGATGA
- the ilvN gene encoding acetolactate synthase small subunit gives MSRHTLSVLVENKSGVLARVSALFSRRGFNIESLAVGPTENPDLSRMTIVVDAESQPLEQITKQLNKLIEVIKIVELESSSAVQRELLLVKVRAPMAERTQVLQTAELFRARVIDVNADTVTLEATGTPDKLQALLALLAPLGIKEMAQSGTVALGRGPRSMSGAGTLRPVERTA, from the coding sequence ATGAGCCGTCACACGTTGTCGGTGCTGGTCGAGAACAAGTCGGGTGTGCTCGCCCGTGTCTCGGCGTTGTTCAGCCGCCGCGGGTTCAACATCGAGTCCCTCGCCGTCGGGCCGACGGAGAACCCCGACCTCTCCCGGATGACGATCGTCGTCGACGCGGAGAGCCAGCCGCTCGAGCAGATCACCAAGCAGCTGAACAAGCTGATCGAAGTCATCAAGATCGTCGAGCTGGAGTCCAGCTCCGCCGTCCAGCGCGAACTGCTCCTGGTCAAGGTCCGCGCGCCCATGGCAGAGCGGACCCAGGTGCTGCAGACCGCGGAGCTCTTCCGCGCCCGCGTGATCGACGTCAACGCCGACACCGTCACCCTCGAGGCGACCGGCACGCCGGACAAGCTGCAGGCGCTGCTGGCCCTCCTGGCGCCCCTGGGCATCAAGGAGATGGCGCAGTCGGGCACCGTCGCCCTGGGGCGGGGTCCGCGCTCGATGTCCGGCGCCGGTACGTTGCGCCCGGTCGAGCGCACCGCCTGA
- a CDS encoding CPBP family intramembrane glutamic endopeptidase, translating into MARLVGGPRTAPRLVVVGPGAAALAADAAVHPRGAGDDRRRHRAVGPHRLPGGGRGTHRPGGVLRLAAGRGRVHHPLQSAAEEYLFRGYLSQAITGWFRRPGAGAVVAGLVTAAVFSVAHVPADWPTFLDRFAFGLAASAVVWLTGGLEAAIVLHAVNNVLVFVLAGSLGDGVATDELPEGTGLLYLALSLVAMAAYVLLVRRAARRLRPETHTAAQDLRPVLPAAPAPVR; encoded by the coding sequence GTGGCTCGCCTGGTCGGTGGCCCACGGACTGCGCCCCGGCTGGTCGTCGTCGGTCCTGGCGCGGCTGCGCTGGCGGCTGATGCTGCCGTTCACCCTCGTGGCGCTGGGGACGATCGGCGTCGGCATCGGGCTGTCGGTCCTCATCGCCTTCCTGGCGGGGGACGGGGCACTCACCGGCCCGGTGGAGTCCTTCGGCTGGCTGCTGGTCGTGGTCGTGTTCACCACCCCCTGCAGTCGGCCGCCGAGGAGTACCTGTTCCGCGGCTACCTCAGCCAGGCGATCACCGGCTGGTTCCGGCGGCCGGGCGCCGGCGCCGTGGTCGCCGGGCTGGTCACCGCGGCGGTGTTCTCGGTCGCGCACGTGCCGGCGGACTGGCCCACGTTCCTGGACCGCTTCGCCTTCGGCCTGGCCGCCTCGGCGGTGGTCTGGCTGACCGGTGGTCTCGAGGCGGCGATCGTGCTGCACGCGGTCAACAACGTCCTCGTCTTCGTCCTGGCCGGCTCGCTCGGGGACGGGGTGGCCACCGACGAGCTCCCCGAGGGCACCGGCCTGCTGTACCTGGCACTCAGCCTGGTGGCGATGGCCGCGTACGTGCTGCTGGTCCGGCGGGCCGCGCGGCGGCTGCGCCCCGAGACGCACACCGCCGCCCAGGACTTGCGACCGGTGCTCCCGGCCGCGCCCGCACCGGTGAGGTGA
- a CDS encoding putative quinol monooxygenase, producing the protein MILIVVKFPVRPDKAGEWEQLSADYARAVNSEEGSLFFEWSRSVEDPDTWVCIEGFRDADAGGAHVQTQAFKDFVDTAPDIVSAQPQIIYVDAPDVSGFGPMGEIQPRS; encoded by the coding sequence GTGATCCTGATCGTCGTCAAGTTCCCCGTCCGCCCGGACAAGGCCGGTGAGTGGGAGCAACTGTCCGCGGACTACGCCCGCGCGGTGAACTCCGAGGAGGGCAGCCTCTTCTTCGAGTGGTCGCGCAGCGTCGAGGACCCCGACACCTGGGTCTGCATCGAGGGGTTCCGCGACGCGGACGCCGGCGGTGCGCACGTGCAGACCCAGGCGTTCAAGGACTTCGTGGACACGGCGCCCGACATCGTGTCGGCGCAACCGCAGATCATCTACGTCGACGCCCCCGACGTCAGTGGCTTCGGCCCCATGGGCGAGATCCAGCCGCGCAGCTGA
- a CDS encoding alpha-isopropylmalate synthase regulatory domain-containing protein, with product MFLDCEHFFDGYAHDPDYGVQVLETAFAAGAEVGVMCDTNGGMLPMGVGRVVADVRARTSGRLGIHCQDDTGCAVANSLAAVEAGVTHVQGTANGYGERAGNADTFALIGNLVTKMGLPVVPPECLPELQRVSHAIAELANIAPDDHQPFVGASAFAHKAGLHASAIKVSPELYNHLDPAVVGNDMRILVTEMAGRASVELKGRELGVDLDGHPDAISRVVDQVKVLEADGWSFEAADASFELLLRAELPGSPPPLFELESYKTSVEHWGNGVVVSEATVKVHVDGERIICTAEGNGPVNALDNALRQALVERHPQLADVALADYKVRILGWKGGTSATTRVLITTTDGVGEWTTVGVHDNIVEASWHALVDALTYAVLRRPAP from the coding sequence GTGTTCCTCGACTGCGAGCACTTCTTCGACGGCTACGCCCACGATCCCGACTACGGCGTGCAGGTCCTGGAGACGGCGTTCGCCGCGGGTGCCGAGGTCGGGGTCATGTGCGACACCAACGGCGGCATGCTGCCGATGGGCGTCGGCCGCGTGGTCGCCGACGTGCGGGCGCGCACCAGCGGCAGGCTCGGCATCCACTGCCAGGACGACACCGGCTGCGCGGTCGCCAACTCCCTCGCCGCGGTCGAGGCCGGCGTCACCCACGTGCAGGGCACCGCCAACGGCTACGGCGAGCGGGCGGGCAACGCCGACACCTTCGCGCTCATCGGCAACCTCGTGACCAAGATGGGCCTGCCGGTCGTGCCGCCCGAGTGCCTGCCCGAGCTCCAGCGGGTCAGCCACGCCATCGCCGAGCTGGCCAACATCGCGCCCGACGACCACCAGCCGTTCGTCGGCGCCTCGGCGTTCGCGCACAAGGCCGGGCTGCACGCCAGCGCCATCAAGGTGAGCCCGGAGCTGTACAACCACCTCGACCCCGCCGTCGTCGGCAACGACATGCGCATCCTCGTCACCGAGATGGCCGGCCGCGCGTCGGTCGAGCTCAAGGGCCGCGAGCTGGGCGTGGACCTGGACGGCCACCCCGACGCGATCAGCCGCGTGGTCGACCAGGTGAAGGTGCTGGAGGCCGACGGCTGGTCGTTCGAGGCCGCGGACGCGTCGTTCGAGCTGCTGCTGCGCGCCGAGCTGCCCGGCTCCCCGCCGCCGCTGTTCGAGCTGGAGAGCTACAAGACCTCCGTCGAGCACTGGGGCAACGGCGTCGTCGTCAGCGAGGCGACCGTGAAGGTCCACGTCGACGGCGAGCGGATCATCTGCACCGCCGAGGGCAACGGTCCGGTCAACGCGCTGGACAACGCGCTGCGGCAGGCGCTGGTCGAGCGTCACCCGCAGTTGGCCGACGTCGCGCTGGCCGACTACAAGGTCCGCATCCTGGGCTGGAAGGGCGGCACGAGCGCCACCACCCGCGTGCTCATCACCACCACGGACGGTGTGGGCGAGTGGACCACCGTGGGCGTCCACGACAACATCGTCGAGGCGTCCTGGCACGCCCTGGTCGACGCCCTGACCTACGCCGTCCTGCGCCGCCCCGCTCCGTGA
- the serA gene encoding phosphoglycerate dehydrogenase, producing MTATLPGTMPVVLIAEELAPSVLEVLGSDVEIRHVDGADRAALLPALADAAAVMIRSATQIDAEALAAAPNLKVVARAGIGLDNVDVAAATERGVMVVNAPTSNITSAAEHAVALLLAAARQIPAADATLREGQWKRSKFMGVEVTDKTVGVVGLGRIGVLFAQRLAAFGVTLIAYDPYIQPGRAAQLGVRLVSLEELLREADFISIHLPKTPETVGLIGAEQLAMTKRGVIVVNAARGGLIDEAALADALKSGQVGAAGIDVYAKEPCTDSPLFGLPNTVVTPHLGASTTEAQDKAGTAVAQSVRLALQGEFVPDAVNVQAGGVVAEDVRPGLPLAEKLGLVFTAVAGGLAQSVNVEARGKIAEYDVSVVQLAVLKGVFSDVVEEQVTYVNAPLLAEQRGLEATLSSDVESPDYRNLIAVRGAMADGTQVTVSGTLFGKNQVPKLTEVNGFDIDLDLSGYLLFFVYTDRPGVVGAVGAALGEAGINIAGAQVSRTTRGGEALMAVTVDSRVPAELLGEIAGRIGAREARAADLNLL from the coding sequence GTGACCGCCACCCTGCCGGGAACCATGCCCGTCGTCCTCATCGCCGAAGAGCTCGCTCCCAGCGTCCTGGAGGTGCTCGGGTCCGACGTCGAGATCCGGCACGTGGACGGTGCGGACCGCGCCGCGCTCCTGCCGGCGCTGGCCGACGCGGCGGCCGTGATGATCCGCAGCGCCACCCAGATCGACGCCGAGGCGCTGGCCGCGGCCCCCAACCTCAAGGTGGTCGCCCGGGCGGGCATCGGCCTGGACAACGTGGACGTCGCCGCCGCCACCGAGCGCGGCGTCATGGTCGTCAACGCGCCGACCTCCAACATCACCAGCGCCGCGGAGCACGCCGTCGCGCTGCTGCTCGCCGCTGCGCGCCAGATCCCCGCCGCCGACGCGACCCTGCGCGAGGGGCAGTGGAAGCGGTCGAAGTTCATGGGCGTCGAGGTCACCGACAAGACCGTCGGCGTGGTGGGCCTCGGCCGCATCGGTGTGCTGTTCGCCCAGCGGCTGGCCGCCTTCGGGGTCACGCTCATCGCCTACGACCCCTACATCCAGCCCGGCCGCGCCGCGCAGCTCGGCGTCCGCCTGGTCTCGCTCGAGGAGCTGCTCCGCGAGGCGGACTTCATCTCCATCCACCTGCCGAAGACGCCGGAGACCGTGGGCCTGATCGGCGCCGAGCAGCTGGCGATGACCAAGCGCGGAGTGATCGTCGTCAACGCCGCCCGGGGCGGCCTGATCGACGAGGCGGCGCTGGCCGACGCCCTCAAGTCCGGTCAGGTCGGTGCGGCGGGCATCGACGTGTACGCCAAGGAGCCGTGCACCGACAGCCCGCTGTTCGGCCTGCCCAACACCGTCGTGACGCCGCACCTGGGCGCCAGCACCACCGAGGCGCAGGACAAGGCCGGCACCGCGGTGGCGCAGTCGGTGCGGCTGGCCCTGCAGGGCGAGTTCGTGCCCGACGCGGTCAACGTCCAGGCCGGTGGTGTGGTGGCCGAGGACGTCCGGCCCGGGCTGCCGCTGGCCGAGAAGCTGGGCCTGGTCTTCACCGCGGTCGCCGGCGGGCTCGCCCAGTCGGTCAACGTCGAGGCCCGCGGCAAGATCGCCGAGTACGACGTGTCGGTCGTGCAGCTCGCCGTCCTCAAGGGCGTCTTCTCCGACGTGGTCGAGGAGCAGGTGACCTACGTCAACGCCCCGCTGCTCGCCGAGCAGCGCGGGCTGGAGGCCACGCTGTCCAGCGACGTCGAGAGCCCCGACTACCGCAACCTCATCGCCGTGCGCGGCGCCATGGCCGACGGCACCCAGGTGACCGTGTCGGGCACGCTGTTCGGCAAGAACCAGGTGCCCAAGCTGACCGAGGTCAACGGGTTCGACATCGACCTGGACCTGTCGGGCTACCTGCTCTTCTTCGTCTACACCGACCGGCCCGGCGTGGTCGGCGCGGTCGGTGCGGCGCTCGGCGAGGCGGGCATCAACATCGCCGGGGCGCAGGTCAGCCGCACGACGCGCGGTGGCGAGGCACTGATGGCGGTCACCGTGGACAGCCGGGTGCCGGCCGAACTGCTGGGCGAGATCGCCGGCCGGATCGGCGCGCGCGAGGCCCGCGCCGCCGACCTCAACCTGCTCTGA
- the galT gene encoding galactose-1-phosphate uridylyltransferase: MIRTSRRLADGREILYFDAQPVPREASDTRDLPAVATRSQLRYDALLDEWVVVASHRQTRTFLPPADECPLCPSTPGRPTEIPEADYQVVVFENRFPSLATGVERDVPAHVEGAPLAEVRPGFGRCEVVCFTSEHDGSFARLGADRARLVVDVWAERTAELSAVDGVEQVFCFENHGEEIGVTLSHPHGQIYAYPFLTPRVGKVLASVRRHREATGRDLFADVVEAESTGPRVVAANDRWTAFVPAAARWPYEVQFFPLRRVADVPELDDADRDAFVDVYLDVLGRFARRFDTPMPYIASWNQAPRSGRDEWWLHLQLFSLRRAPGKLKYLAGSESGQGAFITDTNPEDVAAALRAVVTA; this comes from the coding sequence GTGATCAGGACCAGTCGTCGCCTGGCCGACGGCCGGGAGATCCTCTATTTCGACGCCCAGCCGGTGCCGCGTGAGGCCTCCGACACCCGGGACCTGCCCGCCGTCGCCACCCGCTCCCAGCTCCGGTACGACGCCCTGCTCGACGAGTGGGTGGTCGTCGCGTCCCACCGCCAGACGCGCACGTTCCTGCCGCCGGCCGACGAGTGTCCGCTCTGCCCCTCGACGCCGGGCCGGCCGACCGAGATCCCCGAGGCCGACTACCAGGTGGTCGTCTTCGAGAACCGGTTCCCCTCGCTGGCCACGGGCGTCGAGCGCGACGTGCCCGCACACGTCGAGGGCGCGCCGCTGGCCGAGGTCCGCCCCGGGTTCGGCCGGTGCGAGGTGGTCTGCTTCACCAGCGAGCACGACGGCTCGTTCGCCCGGCTGGGCGCCGACCGGGCGCGGCTGGTGGTCGACGTCTGGGCGGAGCGGACGGCGGAGCTCTCGGCGGTCGACGGCGTCGAGCAGGTCTTCTGCTTCGAGAACCACGGCGAGGAGATCGGGGTGACCCTCTCCCACCCGCACGGGCAGATCTACGCCTACCCCTTCCTGACGCCGCGGGTGGGCAAGGTGCTCGCCTCGGTCCGGCGGCATCGCGAGGCGACCGGCCGGGACCTGTTCGCCGACGTGGTCGAGGCCGAGTCGACGGGCCCCCGTGTCGTGGCCGCCAACGACCGGTGGACGGCGTTCGTCCCGGCCGCCGCGCGGTGGCCGTACGAGGTGCAGTTCTTCCCGCTGCGCAGGGTGGCCGACGTGCCGGAGCTCGACGACGCCGACCGCGACGCCTTCGTCGACGTGTACCTCGACGTCCTGGGCCGGTTCGCGCGCCGGTTCGACACCCCCATGCCCTACATCGCCTCGTGGAACCAGGCCCCCCGCAGCGGTCGCGACGAGTGGTGGCTGCACCTGCAGCTGTTCTCGCTGCGCCGCGCGCCGGGCAAGCTGAAGTACCTGGCCGGCTCCGAGTCCGGCCAGGGGGCCTTCATCACCGACACGAATCCCGAGGATGTCGCGGCGGCGCTGCGCGCGGTCGTCACCGCATGA
- a CDS encoding VOC family protein, whose product MACRFSEVVVDCRDPDALAAFWSAVLDYRVLSRDDGEVEIGPEAGFGGAAPTIVFGRVPDPMPGKLRWHIDVNPTDRDQDAELRRLLDLGAVPADVGQTGEESWHVLADPEGNEFCLLRRRLDPL is encoded by the coding sequence ATGGCCTGCCGGTTCAGCGAAGTCGTCGTCGACTGCCGCGACCCCGACGCGCTCGCCGCGTTCTGGTCCGCCGTCCTCGACTACCGCGTCCTCTCCCGCGACGACGGCGAGGTCGAGATCGGCCCGGAGGCCGGCTTCGGCGGCGCCGCCCCGACGATCGTCTTCGGCAGGGTGCCCGACCCGATGCCCGGCAAGCTCCGCTGGCACATCGACGTCAACCCGACCGACCGCGACCAGGACGCCGAACTGCGACGACTGCTCGACCTGGGCGCAGTGCCCGCCGACGTCGGCCAGACCGGCGAGGAGAGCTGGCACGTGCTTGCCGACCCGGAGGGCAACGAGTTCTGCCTGCTGCGCCGCAGGCTCGATCCACTCTGA
- a CDS encoding fumarylacetoacetate hydrolase family protein yields MRIVRFASPQGMSFGVLDGDGQVAQIEGHPFGQISFTGARYAQADIRLLSPILPSKVVCVGKNYAAHIAEMNTGEAPKEPLLFLKPSTSVIGPGDAIRIPPGSTNVHHEAELAVVIGARGARNVTPEQVPASIFGYTIGNDVTERDMQKSDGQWTRAKGFDSFCPIGPWIETDLSALGLDPADLEVTCDVDGERRQQGRTSQLIFDVPTLISYISRVMTLLPGDVVLTGTPSGVGPIRPGQRVDVTIQGLGTLSNSVTAAEPVSTAGGLR; encoded by the coding sequence GTGCGCATCGTCCGTTTCGCCTCACCTCAGGGCATGTCCTTCGGCGTTCTCGACGGGGACGGCCAGGTGGCCCAGATCGAGGGGCACCCGTTCGGCCAGATCTCCTTCACCGGCGCCCGGTACGCCCAGGCCGACATCCGCCTGCTCTCGCCGATCCTGCCCAGCAAGGTGGTGTGCGTCGGGAAGAACTACGCCGCGCACATCGCGGAGATGAACACCGGGGAGGCCCCCAAGGAGCCGCTGCTGTTCCTCAAGCCGTCCACGTCGGTGATCGGTCCCGGCGACGCGATCCGCATCCCCCCGGGCAGCACCAACGTGCACCACGAGGCCGAGCTCGCGGTGGTCATCGGCGCCCGCGGCGCGCGGAACGTCACCCCGGAGCAGGTGCCGGCCAGCATCTTCGGCTACACGATCGGCAACGACGTGACCGAACGGGACATGCAGAAGAGCGACGGGCAGTGGACCCGCGCGAAGGGCTTCGACTCGTTCTGCCCGATCGGGCCGTGGATCGAGACCGACCTGTCGGCCCTCGGCCTGGACCCGGCGGACCTCGAGGTGACCTGCGACGTCGACGGGGAGCGGCGCCAGCAGGGCCGCACCAGCCAGCTGATCTTCGACGTCCCGACGCTGATCTCCTACATCTCCCGGGTCATGACCCTGCTGCCCGGCGACGTCGTCCTGACCGGGACGCCGTCCGGCGTCGGGCCGATCCGGCCGGGGCAGCGGGTGGACGTGACGATCCAGGGCCTCGGCACGCTGTCCAACTCGGTCACCGCCGCAGAGCCCGTCTCGACCGCCGGCGGCCTGCGATGA